In Triticum aestivum cultivar Chinese Spring chromosome 5B, IWGSC CS RefSeq v2.1, whole genome shotgun sequence, the following proteins share a genomic window:
- the LOC123110326 gene encoding single myb histone 5 isoform X2, with amino-acid sequence MGAPKQKWTAEEEAALKAGIGKHGAGKWRTILKDPEFSNILRYRSNVDLKDKWRNMNVTVNASGTRDKVRTTTTTTTPTAKKPRSAPKQETHSTAITTITSDGDDDVVDVKPIIKPIVTFTTGSGNKSLSRLENIILEAVKTLNEPTGSYKTAVANYIEEQYWPPADFDHVLSAKLNELTSSGKLMKVNRKYRIAPSSSFLEGRSSKMLLLDDIKKEPTKVEKVERDGFTAHTKSQVDAELARMRNMSAEEAAAAAARAVAEADAIMAEAEAAVREAEAAEADAVAAQAFAEAAMLTLKNRSSAKLIIRG; translated from the exons ATGGGGGCGCCGAAGCAGAAGtggacggcggaggaggaggcggcgctcaAGGCCGGGATAGGCAAGCACGGGGCCGGGAAATGGCGCACCATACTCAAGGACCCCGAGTTCAGCAACATCCTGCGCTACCGATCCAACGTTGACCTCAAG GACAAGTGGCGGAACATGAATGTCACCGTGAACGCGTCGGGCACTCGCGacaaagtgaggacgacgacgacgacgacgacgcccacGGCTAAGAAGCCGAGGTCTGCTCCGAAGCAGGAAACCCACTCGACGGCGATCACCACCATCACCTCTGACGGTGATGATGACGTCGTCGACGTGAAGCCTATCATAAAGCCTATTGTGACGTTTACTACAGGTTCAGGGAATAAATCGCTATCCAG GCTAGAAAATATCATACTGGAGGCCGTGAAGACCTTGAATGAGCCTACAGGGTCATACAAAACAGCCGTTGCTAATTACATAGAG GAACAATACTGGCCACCTGCTGATTTTGATCATGTACTGTCTGCAAAACTGAATGAGTTGACATCATCtgggaaattgatgaag GTGAATCGGAAGTACAGGATAGCCCCTAGCTCATCTTTTTTAGAAGGGCGAAGCTCCAAAATGCTGCTGCTTGATGATATAAAAAAGGAGCCAACCAAGGTAGAGAAGGTAGAGAGGGATGGCTTTACCGCCCACACTAAATCTCAGGTAGATGCCGAACTTGCACGGATGAGAAACATGAGCGCAGAAGAGGCTGCAGCTGCAGCAGCTCGTGCGGTTGCTGAGGCAGACGCTATCATGGCGGAAGCTGAAGCCGCAGTGAGGGAAGCGGAGGCTGCAGAAGCTGATGCTGTAGCTGCACAAGCCTTTGCGGAAGCAGCAATGTTGACATTAAAAAACAGGAGTTCAGCAAAATTG ATCATTCGAGGTTGA
- the LOC123110326 gene encoding single myb histone 5 isoform X1 — MGAPKQKWTAEEEAALKAGIGKHGAGKWRTILKDPEFSNILRYRSNVDLKDKWRNMNVTVNASGTRDKVRTTTTTTTPTAKKPRSAPKQETHSTAITTITSDGDDDVVDVKPIIKPIVTFTTGSGNKSLSRLENIILEAVKTLNEPTGSYKTAVANYIEEQYWPPADFDHVLSAKLNELTSSGKLMKVNRKYRIAPSSSFLEGRSSKMLLLDDIKKEPTKVEKVERDGFTAHTKSQVDAELARMRNMSAEEAAAAAARAVAEADAIMAEAEAAVREAEAAEADAVAAQAFAEAAMLTLKNRSSAKLVILST, encoded by the exons ATGGGGGCGCCGAAGCAGAAGtggacggcggaggaggaggcggcgctcaAGGCCGGGATAGGCAAGCACGGGGCCGGGAAATGGCGCACCATACTCAAGGACCCCGAGTTCAGCAACATCCTGCGCTACCGATCCAACGTTGACCTCAAG GACAAGTGGCGGAACATGAATGTCACCGTGAACGCGTCGGGCACTCGCGacaaagtgaggacgacgacgacgacgacgacgcccacGGCTAAGAAGCCGAGGTCTGCTCCGAAGCAGGAAACCCACTCGACGGCGATCACCACCATCACCTCTGACGGTGATGATGACGTCGTCGACGTGAAGCCTATCATAAAGCCTATTGTGACGTTTACTACAGGTTCAGGGAATAAATCGCTATCCAG GCTAGAAAATATCATACTGGAGGCCGTGAAGACCTTGAATGAGCCTACAGGGTCATACAAAACAGCCGTTGCTAATTACATAGAG GAACAATACTGGCCACCTGCTGATTTTGATCATGTACTGTCTGCAAAACTGAATGAGTTGACATCATCtgggaaattgatgaag GTGAATCGGAAGTACAGGATAGCCCCTAGCTCATCTTTTTTAGAAGGGCGAAGCTCCAAAATGCTGCTGCTTGATGATATAAAAAAGGAGCCAACCAAGGTAGAGAAGGTAGAGAGGGATGGCTTTACCGCCCACACTAAATCTCAGGTAGATGCCGAACTTGCACGGATGAGAAACATGAGCGCAGAAGAGGCTGCAGCTGCAGCAGCTCGTGCGGTTGCTGAGGCAGACGCTATCATGGCGGAAGCTGAAGCCGCAGTGAGGGAAGCGGAGGCTGCAGAAGCTGATGCTGTAGCTGCACAAGCCTTTGCGGAAGCAGCAATGTTGACATTAAAAAACAGGAGTTCAGCAAAATTGGTAATTCTAAGTACTTAG